Genomic DNA from bacterium:
GAACGTGTCCTCGTTTTTCCACCAGTCCGATATGTCGTCCGCGCGGCGCCCTTCCGCCGGCGCGAACGAACAAGGAGAGACCTGGCCGTCGGCGCCGATGCCCACGAGCATCGATCCGCCGTGGCATCCGGTGACGCCGTATTTATCGAGCAGCTCGCGATCGGGATTGTGGCAATACAGAAACGGCGTCAGCGAGCAGTCGATCGCAAGCGGTGTTCGGTATTTTCGCGCCAGCCATTTCACGCGCGGGAAAAACTCCCACGCCTGATCGTCGGTCAAATCGTTCCTGGCGAACTCCTGGGCCGATTGCGCGGCGGCGCGGCCCGACGGCTTGTAGCGCAGCAACTCGAGCTGGCTTACGCGCGTGCGACGGCCGAGCGCGAAGACTTCGGAAAGGTCGTCGAAGTTGCGCCGGGAGACAACGCAGTTGATCCCCGTGCGTACGCCGTGTTTTTTCAGCAGCTCGAGCCCCCGGCGCGCGCGGTCGAAGCTGCCGCGCTTCCGATGCGTTTCGTACTTTTCGCCGACGCCGTCGATGCTGACGTTGACCTGCGCAAAAACGCGGAACTCCGCCGCGTTGTCTTCCGTGATGTGGAATCCGTTCGTCGTGAGATTCGGAACGATCCCCAAGCCGCGCGCGACGTGTCCCGCTTCGAAAAGCCAGGGCAGCTCGGTGCTTTCGCCGCCTCCGAGCGCGACGTGAAAAACGCGCATGCGCGCCAGTTTGGTGAGCACCTCGAACGCGCCCTGGCGCCCGAGTTCGTCATCCTCGTTCGCGTCGGGCCTGCTGTCCGTGTAGCAATGCGCGCAACCGGCGGAGCAGCGGTTGGTCAGGGAAAAATGCGCTTCGGTCGGCGCGGACAAGAGATCGGTCGGCTGATCCCAAAGCGGGCTCTCCGGATAACCGAGGCTCCGCATGAAGTCCTTATCCACATAAACGAGCGCGCTTGGCGCTTCGAGCTGAAGAATGCCGCCGAACGGCTCGTACCGGTACCGAAACGGCTCATACTTGTGGGCCATCACTTCTCCTGCGTCGCCTCCATACGCGCAGCCAGGCCGACAGAAAGACGGTCATGGCGGTGACGAAGGCGGAGCCCCAGACCAGAAACTGCACGTCCGCGCCCAAACTGGAGCTGTTCGGATTGTACCCGTAGCGGACCCTGAGAATTTTGCCTCGCAATTTCGTCACTGGAGACTGCCATATTCCATTTCATAAAGAAGTGAGTCCCATAGCACATTCGCCAGGTCCGTCGCAAAATACGTGACGTAGATCGCCGCGACCGCCGCCAGAATACCGAAAAACGGCACGTAGGGCATCGCCTTGGGGCCGACCTTCGGCGAATCCGCGACAAGCGCGTTCCCGGCCAGCATCGCAATGCCGGCGAACATCAACGCCGCGATGCCGGTGATGAACGTCATGCCGCGATCGCGGACGGCGGTAAGCGTGCCGCCGACCACGAGCAGGAGGATGAGCGCCTCCGGCCAGATCGACGCCACGCTCGACCATCGCGCGCCGCGCCAGTCGATCAACCACGCGGCAAAGGCGGCGTAAACGACGACGATCGCCAGGCACACAACGAAAAGGCGGCGCATGATCCGGAAGTCACGCACGCGACGCAGGCCGTCGGCGGAGGCCGCGGCCGCGAATTCGTTGGTCGAGGCGTATTCGGCGAGTTTTTCGTAGGCGGATTGCGCGGCGTCGAGATCGCGGCGCTCCGCATAGGCGTTCGCGAGCGCGAGCCAGCCGGTCGTTTCGTTCAGCGGCGACGGCCACGTCCGCATGACGTGGAGGTAGGCCTGGATCGCGCCGTCAAACCGCTCAAGCCGCAGCCGTTCCTCCGCGATGAACGTCCACGCCCGTTCCGCGAAGGGAACATCCGGATAGTCGGCCATAAGCTTTTCCATCCGCGCGAGCGATTCCTCGGCTCCGACGCGGTAATACTGCGCGAGCACCGCGTTGAACGCGGCCAGCGGCACGTCACCCGCGACGGCGCTGTCTTTTAAGCGTTGCAGCGCCGCCTTCGCGCGCCGGACGTGATTGCTTTGCGGAAATCGTTCGACAAGCGCGGCGTAGGCTTCGCGCGCGGCGGGGTAGTCGTAAAGATGGCGTTCGCTCGTCGCCGCGATCTGGTACAGGATGTCGTCGGCGAGCTTGTGATCGGGATTCGCCGCAAGCAGGTCGCGGTACAACGCGACGGCCTTGTCCGGCTCGCCCGCACGCGCGAGTTTCAGGGCCTCCGTATACGCCGTCAGCACGTCGTCCGCGGCGCGCGCGGCAAACGCGAAAACGAGTACCAAGGCAACGGCGGCGGCGCGGCGCGACATGCGCGGCATGGTACGGGCGCGGCCAAAAGGCGGTCAATGCAAAGCAGCGAAAATTTTCGGGACAGCGCCATGTCCGCGCTTCACGCCACGCTCATCGCGTGCCTTGCGATCTGGGCCGGTCTTGCGCTTGCGCGTTGGATTGATTGGCGGATGTCGCCGATCGCGATGGGCGCCGCCGTGTTTGGGGGCGGCGCGGCGATCGTCGCCATTCGACATCGGATGTCGGCGATCCAACTTGGCGCCGTATGGCCGTCGCGCCGCGCGTGGATCGAGATCGCGGCGTGCGTCGCCGTCGTGATCCCCGTCTACGTGATCGCGCACATCCGGCTCCATACTTTGCTTTACGGACCGCCGCCGTTCGGGCCGACCGTTCTTGATCTGCTCGCCGCGCTGCCGCCGCAGTTCGTCCTGGTCGCCGCGTGTGAGGAGCTGTTCTTTCGCGGCGCGATTCTTGGCGTGATGATACGAGGTCGGCGTGCGCCCGGCTCGATACTCGCCGAGCTGCTCAACGCGCCGAATGTCACGCAGGCCGCATTGTTCGCGCTGGCGCACCTGTTCCTCGGGAGCTTTCGCCAAAGCGACGTGCTCTCGTCGCTTTCGACCTTCTTTCCGGCGCTCTTATTCGGCGCCCTGCGCGTGCGCCACGAGTCGCTGGCCGGGCCGATCATCCTGCACACGCTCGGCAATCTCGTCGTGCTCGCGATCGAAGGCCGCGTCTGATTCGCCACGATTTCCGAAGTTCCCCTCAAGATTTCCGGCGTCGCGGCCGATCAAACGTGCGTAGGGATACTCGCGCCGGAGGAAGGTCATGGACGACCGCGATTCGATTTTCGCTTTTTTTTTCACCCTCGCCTGCGTTTTGATGACGGCCACCGCGCTCTTCGGCTGCGGCGGCGATGATGACGACGACGACGACGACGACGCGACGGACGACGATATGTCGGACGACGACGCGACGGACGATGACGCGTCGGACGACGATACCGACGACGACACGGCCGACGACGACGCCGATGACGACACCGGCGATGATGACGACGACGCCGACGACGACACGGGCGATGACGACACGTCCGGCACGTTCTCCTGGGATGAGGCCGATTGTTTCGAAGCGAACGGCATCCGCGATGACACGTCGATCTGCCAGTTTTACGCGACGGATCTCGTCGGGCGCGACGCCGAGGACCCCGCGGAAGAATTCAAGACGTATCTGTTCCCCGACGGCTTCACCTACGTGGAGTACGACCGTTGGAACGCCGTCATCGAAGGCACCGACCTTGGCGTCAACGTGAAGGTCGGCGACAAGACGTATTACTTTTTCGGCGACACGCACCCCGTCATGGAAAGCAAGACCGAGACGGGTCCGGTGGTCGGCGTGCCGTGGGGCGTTGACACGGACGGCGATTTGCAAATCGA
This window encodes:
- a CDS encoding radical SAM protein; the protein is MAHKYEPFRYRYEPFGGILQLEAPSALVYVDKDFMRSLGYPESPLWDQPTDLLSAPTEAHFSLTNRCSAGCAHCYTDSRPDANEDDELGRQGAFEVLTKLARMRVFHVALGGGESTELPWLFEAGHVARGLGIVPNLTTNGFHITEDNAAEFRVFAQVNVSIDGVGEKYETHRKRGSFDRARRGLELLKKHGVRTGINCVVSRRNFDDLSEVFALGRRTRVSQLELLRYKPSGRAAAQSAQEFARNDLTDDQAWEFFPRVKWLARKYRTPLAIDCSLTPFLYCHNPDRELLDKYGVTGCHGGSMLVGIGADGQVSPCSFAPAEGRRADDISDWWKNEDTFFSFRNWAEAAVEPCRSCHYLELCRGGCHAVSRHVAGDVFEPDPGCPIVRDYRRGQTQTG
- a CDS encoding tetratricopeptide repeat protein, with translation MPRMSRRAAAVALVLVFAFAARAADDVLTAYTEALKLARAGEPDKAVALYRDLLAANPDHKLADDILYQIAATSERHLYDYPAAREAYAALVERFPQSNHVRRAKAALQRLKDSAVAGDVPLAAFNAVLAQYYRVGAEESLARMEKLMADYPDVPFAERAWTFIAEERLRLERFDGAIQAYLHVMRTWPSPLNETTGWLALANAYAERRDLDAAQSAYEKLAEYASTNEFAAAASADGLRRVRDFRIMRRLFVVCLAIVVVYAAFAAWLIDWRGARWSSVASIWPEALILLLVVGGTLTAVRDRGMTFITGIAALMFAGIAMLAGNALVADSPKVGPKAMPYVPFFGILAAVAAIYVTYFATDLANVLWDSLLYEMEYGSLQ
- a CDS encoding CPBP family intramembrane metalloprotease, with product MSALHATLIACLAIWAGLALARWIDWRMSPIAMGAAVFGGGAAIVAIRHRMSAIQLGAVWPSRRAWIEIAACVAVVIPVYVIAHIRLHTLLYGPPPFGPTVLDLLAALPPQFVLVAACEELFFRGAILGVMIRGRRAPGSILAELLNAPNVTQAALFALAHLFLGSFRQSDVLSSLSTFFPALLFGALRVRHESLAGPIILHTLGNLVVLAIEGRV